The Lactuca sativa cultivar Salinas chromosome 2, Lsat_Salinas_v11, whole genome shotgun sequence genome includes a window with the following:
- the LOC128125859 gene encoding uncharacterized protein LOC128125859, translating into MTNNQNKKSNCPGDTTESRADTPPVPAVLEIDANRSVAQTLVDNTYPCGHKRVGVLEYTVDIMRYSLKIKPDQNDMEKYRIEFTYDAHVDGSITLYFFEIGGEDLAKKLLQTITVEVKKGLCKKFIHTGDLFDLPLHKRGLTEVYHLAIKTHATSCNSKHGSSSDPKDESTDCVTQSTLAVFEKVKGENQVRVTNQIIWVNGQMHVCHDFVGLCKPMGIDRKDLGNNCLLCLSKSYPGIHRPIGNISLSKKEIGQGRDGTLVFEGTYAGREAAVKRTRIMHRDVANNEIQILKEIDHPNIVRFYGKEDDGRFVYTALERCQCNLRELISSCDESDGFKLKLDGFRDLELWKVNVYPSEHLLEILRDIVKGTAHLHELGIFHMNLNSQNILIHRDTSITTKVSGMGRSKRCLSDNKSSLTESTTSKSSFIVSFMIYDMIDYFTDI; encoded by the exons ATGACCAACAATCAAAATAAGAAGTCAAATTGCCCGGGGGACACAACGGAGAGTAGAGCAGACACACCGCCGGTCCCAGCGGTGCTAGAGATCGATGCTAATAGATCTGTAGCGCAGACGTTGGTCGATAATACGTATCCATGTGGGCATAAAAGGGTTGGGGTTTTAGAGTACACTGTTGATATCATGAGATATAGCTTGAAGATCAAGCCCGATCAAAATGACATGGAAAAATACCGTATTGAGTTCACTTATGATGCCCATGTTGATGGCAG CATCACTCTTTATTTCTTTGAAATAGGGGGAGAAGACTTAGCTAAAAAGCTGCTTCAAACCATTACAGTAGAAGTCAAAAAAGGATTGTGCAAGAAATTTATACATACAGGAGATCTATTTGACCTTCCCTTACATAAGAGAGGTTTAACAGAGGTTTATCATTTAGCAATAAAGACACATGCAACTTCATGCAACTCAAAACATGGAAGTTCTTCGGACCCAAAAGATGAAAGTACAGACTGTGTTACCCAATCAACTCTAGCAGTGTTTGAGAAGGTGAAGGGTGAAAACCAGGTTAGGGTTACAAACCAGATCATATGGGTGAATGGACAGATGCATGTGTGTCATGATTTTGTTGGATTATGTAAGCCCATGGGTATTGATCGGAAAGATCTTGGTAACAATTGTCTTCTATGTTTATCAAAAAGCTACCCTGGTATACATCGTCCAATTGGGAACATATCACTTTCTAAAAAAGAAATTGGGCAGGGGAGGGATGGAACTCTTGTATTCGAGGGAACTTATGCTGGTAGAGAGGCTGCTGTGAAAAGGACTCGTATTATGCATCGTGATGTTGCAAACAACGAGATTCAAATTTTGAAGGAAATTGATCATCCTAATATTGTTCGGTTTTATGGTAAGGAGGATGATGGACGTTTTGTTTATACTGCTCTTGAGAGGTGTCAATGCAATTTACGTGAGTTGATATCGTCATGTGATGAATCGGATGGATTCAAGCTGAAACTGGACGGTTTCAGGGATTTGGAACTATGGAAGGTCAATGTATATCCTTCAGAGCACTTGTTGGAAATTTTAAG GGATATAGTTAAAGGAACTGCCCATTTACATGAACTTGGAATTTTTCACATGAACTTGAACTCTCAAAACATCTTAATACACAGAGATACTTCCATTACGACAAAAGTCTCCGGAATGGGCAGAAGCAAGCGCTGCCTATCTGACAATAAATCTTCTTTAACCGAAAGCACAACAAGCAAGTCTTCTTTTATTGtttcatttatgatttatgatatgaTAGATTACTTTACTGATATTTGA
- the LOC111887632 gene encoding serine/threonine-protein kinase/endoribonuclease IRE1a isoform X1: MNNSAASVPVTMEPVDPVHRYGCGHGRLKAGHTIDVKRNTVKIEPDLNDTEKYHVTFSYDAQVDGCITVCIYYWVGQEKKEVFKTSKNAEKRPGLVQKFNEKGDGVKFPLHKKGLKDVYKLEIVAQADEDGSKNCILEKTEAVVQNKSGITKVKVKNQILSVNGRMSVFVDLNGRSYSTQTDADDPYNGCRICFDEKNPGIVFPIGGLLLIEKPIAEESNGTCLYKGTYDESPVIAGRIPKGNGTTDEMIQILKRSNLHHSNVLWHFVEEENEDFVFYVYERCECSLHDLISSVVHDKKSNEYRVTLPGFNNLKLWKPDGVSPSECLLKLLSGIVEGIAHVEEHGIIPNLNPQWIFICKTPSGITAKVLGMGISTSGQTTVGDSFNLGHLFCFCITAGYLPFDDETVQEQLKWIPEASHLISRLQNTNPDSRPTAKEVCDDIFFWDAKQHLSFIKDVSDCVDPDVCNAKAKILQLLNITDPQALRGKWVKSQKLDNVTNSKILKSLESLQGYSNWNTLIHPTLINNLERHRYYDYNSVCDLLRFIRNCSNHYKTLWNDSKHLLGGVEGLSTYFSSKFPKLVMDVYKVLENHLANEELLNKYC, translated from the exons ATGAATAATTCAGCAGCTTCCGTGCCTGTAACTATGGAGCCTGTTGATCCGGTTCATCGGTATGGTTGTGGGCATGGACGTCTTAAGGCAGGGCACACAATTGATGTCAAGAGAAATACTGTGAAGATCGAGCCCGATCTCAATGACACCGAAAAATACCATGTGACGTTCAGTTATGACGCTCAGGTTGATGGCTg TATAACCGTTTGTATCTATTATTGGGTGGGTCAAGAAAAAAAAGAGGTGTTCAAAACCTCTAAGAATGCCGAAAAGAGGCCAGGGCTAGTCCAGAAATTCAATGAGAAAGGAGATGGAGTCAAATTTCCCTTACATAAGAAGGGCTTAAAAGATGTCTATAAATTAGAAATAGTGGCACAGGCAGATGAAGATGGAAGTAAGAATTGTATTTTGGAAAAAACGGAAGCAGTGGTTCAGAACAAGAGTGGTATAACCAAGGTTAAGgtaaaaaatcagattttatcgGTGAATGGGAGGATGTCTGTGTTTGTTGATTTGAATGGACGTAGTTATTCCACGCAAACGGATGCGGATGATCCTTATAATGGTTGTCGCATCTGTTTTGATGAAAAGAATCCTGGCATTGTTTTTCCCATTGGGGGGTTACTACTTATTGAGAAACCAATTGCAGAGGAGAGTAATGGGACTTGTCTATACAAGGGAACTTATGATGAATCACCAGTTATTGCGGGAAGGATTCCCAAGGGGAATGGTACAACAGACGAAATGATTCAAATTCTCAAGAGATCTAATCTGCATCATTCTAATGTTCTTTGGCATTTTGTTGAAGAGGAGAATGAAGATTTTGTTTTTTATGTTTATGAGAGGTGTGAATGCAGCTTACATGATTTGATATCATCAGTTGTTCATGATAAAAAATCGAATGAATACAGAGTGACACTTCCAGGTTTCAACAATCTGAAGCTGTGGAAGCCTGATGGTGTTTCTCCTTCAGAGTGCTTGTTGAAACTTTTGAG TGGCATAGTTGAAGGAATTGCCCATGTCGAGGAACATGGAATTATTCCAAACTTAAACCCTCAATGGATCTTTATATGCAAAACTCCTTCCGGTATCACTGCAAAAGTCTTGGGAATGGGCATTAGCACATCAG GACAAACGACTGTTGGGGATTCATTCAATTTAGGGCATCTGTTTTGTTTTTGTATCACTGCTGGTTACCTCCCGTTTGATGACGAGACAGTGCAAGAACAATTAAAATGGATCCCTGAAGCCTCTCATCTTATCTCTCGCCTCCAGAATACCAATCCGGATTCCAG ACCAACAGCCAAAGAAGTATGCGACGACATTTTTTTCTGGGACGCCAAGCAACATCTTTCCTTCATCAAAGATGTGAGCGACTGTGTGGATCCAGACGTCTGCAATGCCAAAGCCAAAATCCTACAGTTACTCAATATCACAGATCCACAAGCCTTACGTGGAAAATGGGTTAAATCTCAAAAGTTGGACAATGTGACCAATTCCAAAATCCTAAAATCACTTGAAAGCCTTCAGGGTTACAGCAATTGGAACACTTTAATACACCCCACACTCATAAATAACTTAGAGCGACACAGATATTACGATTACAACAGCGTATGTGATTTATTACGATTCATAAGAAACTGTTCAAATCACTATAAAACACTCTGGAACGATTCAAAACATTTGTTGGGGGGAGTGGAGGGACTCTCGACATATTTTAGCAGCAAGTTTCCTAAACTGGTAATGGACGTATATAAAGTTTTGGAAAATCATTTAGCGAATGAAGAGCTTCTTAATAAGTATTGTTAG
- the LOC111887632 gene encoding serine/threonine-protein kinase/endoribonuclease IRE1a isoform X2 produces MTLSITVCIYYWVGQEKKEVFKTSKNAEKRPGLVQKFNEKGDGVKFPLHKKGLKDVYKLEIVAQADEDGSKNCILEKTEAVVQNKSGITKVKVKNQILSVNGRMSVFVDLNGRSYSTQTDADDPYNGCRICFDEKNPGIVFPIGGLLLIEKPIAEESNGTCLYKGTYDESPVIAGRIPKGNGTTDEMIQILKRSNLHHSNVLWHFVEEENEDFVFYVYERCECSLHDLISSVVHDKKSNEYRVTLPGFNNLKLWKPDGVSPSECLLKLLSGIVEGIAHVEEHGIIPNLNPQWIFICKTPSGITAKVLGMGISTSGQTTVGDSFNLGHLFCFCITAGYLPFDDETVQEQLKWIPEASHLISRLQNTNPDSRPTAKEVCDDIFFWDAKQHLSFIKDVSDCVDPDVCNAKAKILQLLNITDPQALRGKWVKSQKLDNVTNSKILKSLESLQGYSNWNTLIHPTLINNLERHRYYDYNSVCDLLRFIRNCSNHYKTLWNDSKHLLGGVEGLSTYFSSKFPKLVMDVYKVLENHLANEELLNKYC; encoded by the exons ATGACGCTCAG TATAACCGTTTGTATCTATTATTGGGTGGGTCAAGAAAAAAAAGAGGTGTTCAAAACCTCTAAGAATGCCGAAAAGAGGCCAGGGCTAGTCCAGAAATTCAATGAGAAAGGAGATGGAGTCAAATTTCCCTTACATAAGAAGGGCTTAAAAGATGTCTATAAATTAGAAATAGTGGCACAGGCAGATGAAGATGGAAGTAAGAATTGTATTTTGGAAAAAACGGAAGCAGTGGTTCAGAACAAGAGTGGTATAACCAAGGTTAAGgtaaaaaatcagattttatcgGTGAATGGGAGGATGTCTGTGTTTGTTGATTTGAATGGACGTAGTTATTCCACGCAAACGGATGCGGATGATCCTTATAATGGTTGTCGCATCTGTTTTGATGAAAAGAATCCTGGCATTGTTTTTCCCATTGGGGGGTTACTACTTATTGAGAAACCAATTGCAGAGGAGAGTAATGGGACTTGTCTATACAAGGGAACTTATGATGAATCACCAGTTATTGCGGGAAGGATTCCCAAGGGGAATGGTACAACAGACGAAATGATTCAAATTCTCAAGAGATCTAATCTGCATCATTCTAATGTTCTTTGGCATTTTGTTGAAGAGGAGAATGAAGATTTTGTTTTTTATGTTTATGAGAGGTGTGAATGCAGCTTACATGATTTGATATCATCAGTTGTTCATGATAAAAAATCGAATGAATACAGAGTGACACTTCCAGGTTTCAACAATCTGAAGCTGTGGAAGCCTGATGGTGTTTCTCCTTCAGAGTGCTTGTTGAAACTTTTGAG TGGCATAGTTGAAGGAATTGCCCATGTCGAGGAACATGGAATTATTCCAAACTTAAACCCTCAATGGATCTTTATATGCAAAACTCCTTCCGGTATCACTGCAAAAGTCTTGGGAATGGGCATTAGCACATCAG GACAAACGACTGTTGGGGATTCATTCAATTTAGGGCATCTGTTTTGTTTTTGTATCACTGCTGGTTACCTCCCGTTTGATGACGAGACAGTGCAAGAACAATTAAAATGGATCCCTGAAGCCTCTCATCTTATCTCTCGCCTCCAGAATACCAATCCGGATTCCAG ACCAACAGCCAAAGAAGTATGCGACGACATTTTTTTCTGGGACGCCAAGCAACATCTTTCCTTCATCAAAGATGTGAGCGACTGTGTGGATCCAGACGTCTGCAATGCCAAAGCCAAAATCCTACAGTTACTCAATATCACAGATCCACAAGCCTTACGTGGAAAATGGGTTAAATCTCAAAAGTTGGACAATGTGACCAATTCCAAAATCCTAAAATCACTTGAAAGCCTTCAGGGTTACAGCAATTGGAACACTTTAATACACCCCACACTCATAAATAACTTAGAGCGACACAGATATTACGATTACAACAGCGTATGTGATTTATTACGATTCATAAGAAACTGTTCAAATCACTATAAAACACTCTGGAACGATTCAAAACATTTGTTGGGGGGAGTGGAGGGACTCTCGACATATTTTAGCAGCAAGTTTCCTAAACTGGTAATGGACGTATATAAAGTTTTGGAAAATCATTTAGCGAATGAAGAGCTTCTTAATAAGTATTGTTAG